One Cellulomonas taurus genomic region harbors:
- a CDS encoding CobW family GTP-binding protein, whose protein sequence is MPRKPLSVLSTLDPVLRDTAIFGLVIDRPGLVVLRHDIVDGGIRRVVVDAGGVIEDLLVPLAHACLSCSVREDAVPTLERLAADPRWDAVLLALPVSAESLPVVRALNDLRGLRLARVLTVIDGSTAQDDLLGDDLLVERGIALTEDDGRAVAEAAAAQLGHADLVVVEGAIDPVGSDLLDHLRAADSGRIAGLAALSVDAVVAGTHDRTAGERRLDPLAVAPRPQAPTAHGVWTLDLRSDRPLHPERLVADVHRLGDTPFRSRGHFWVPSRPDSICVWDGAGHQLSLGAMGHWGGREPATRLVITGIGPGRHELVAAFEDVLLTAEEYGEGMHAWLGRADVLEPWLGERSGV, encoded by the coding sequence GTGCCTCGCAAGCCGCTGTCCGTGCTGTCCACCCTCGACCCGGTGCTGCGCGACACCGCGATCTTCGGCCTCGTGATCGACCGGCCCGGGCTCGTGGTGCTCCGGCACGACATCGTCGACGGCGGCATCCGCCGGGTGGTGGTCGACGCCGGAGGAGTGATCGAGGATCTGCTGGTCCCGCTCGCGCACGCCTGCCTGAGCTGCTCGGTGCGTGAGGACGCGGTGCCCACCCTGGAACGCCTGGCCGCCGACCCGCGCTGGGATGCGGTGCTGCTCGCCCTGCCGGTGTCCGCCGAATCCCTGCCGGTGGTCCGCGCGCTGAACGACCTGCGCGGACTGCGGCTCGCCCGAGTGCTCACCGTCATCGACGGCAGCACCGCCCAGGACGACCTGCTCGGCGACGATCTGCTGGTCGAACGGGGGATCGCCCTCACCGAAGACGACGGCCGCGCGGTCGCGGAAGCCGCAGCGGCGCAGCTCGGTCATGCCGACCTGGTCGTGGTCGAGGGGGCCATCGACCCGGTCGGCTCCGACCTGCTCGACCACCTGCGCGCCGCCGACTCCGGGCGGATCGCCGGTCTCGCCGCCCTCTCCGTCGACGCCGTCGTCGCCGGGACCCACGACCGGACGGCCGGGGAACGCCGCCTCGACCCGCTGGCCGTCGCGCCCCGGCCGCAGGCACCCACCGCTCACGGCGTCTGGACCCTCGATCTGCGTTCGGACCGCCCCCTGCACCCCGAGCGCCTGGTCGCCGACGTCCACCGGCTGGGCGACACCCCGTTCCGCAGTCGGGGCCACTTCTGGGTGCCGAGCCGCCCCGACAGCATCTGCGTCTGGGACGGGGCGGGCCACCAGCTCTCCCTCGGGGCGATGGGGCACTGGGGCGGGCGGGAACCGGCGACCCGGCTGGTGATCACCGGCATCGGGCCCGGGCGGCACGAGCTGGTGGCGGCCTTCGAGGACGTGCTGCTGACCGCGGAGGAGTACGGAGAGGGGATGCACGCCTGGCTGGGGCGGGCGGATGTGCTGGAGCCGTGGCTGGGGGAGCGGTCGGGGGTGTGA
- the rpmB gene encoding 50S ribosomal protein L28: MSAYCQVLGTVPGFGHSISHSHRRTKRRFDPNIQRKHYWVPTLGRTVTLRVSARGIKTIDKLGIDVVVARILARGEKV; the protein is encoded by the coding sequence ATGTCCGCTTACTGCCAGGTGCTCGGGACCGTTCCCGGGTTCGGCCACTCGATCTCGCACTCCCACCGTCGGACCAAGCGCCGGTTCGACCCGAACATCCAACGCAAGCACTACTGGGTGCCCACCCTGGGCCGCACGGTCACGCTCCGGGTCAGCGCCCGCGGCATCAAGACCATCGACAAGCTGGGCATCGACGTCGTCGTGGCCAGGATCCTCGCCCGCGGGGAGAAGGTCTGA
- the rpmG gene encoding 50S ribosomal protein L33, producing MAGRVDLRPVIKLRSTAGTGFTYVTRKNRRNDPERLILRKFDPVVRRHVDFREER from the coding sequence ATGGCCGGGCGCGTCGACCTGCGACCGGTGATCAAGCTGCGCAGCACCGCCGGCACCGGCTTCACCTACGTCACCCGCAAGAACCGCCGCAATGACCCGGAGCGCCTGATCCTGCGCAAGTTCGACCCGGTGGTCCGGCGGCACGTCGACTTTCGCGAGGAGCGCTGA
- the rpsN gene encoding 30S ribosomal protein S14 translates to MAKQSKIAKNEQRRAVVARYADRRRVLKRASVDPAGTPQSRTEAMAALHALPRDASPTRVRNRDVADGRPRGHLRRFGLSRVRMRAMAHRGELPGVTKSSW, encoded by the coding sequence ATGGCCAAGCAGTCGAAGATCGCCAAGAACGAGCAGCGCCGGGCGGTGGTCGCCCGCTACGCCGATCGCCGCCGGGTGCTCAAGCGCGCCAGCGTCGACCCGGCGGGCACACCGCAGTCCCGCACCGAGGCGATGGCCGCCCTGCACGCCCTGCCCCGGGACGCCAGCCCCACCCGGGTGCGCAACCGGGACGTGGCCGACGGGCGACCGCGCGGACACCTGCGCCGGTTCGGGCTCTCCCGGGTCCGGATGCGGGCGATGGCCCACCGCGGCGAACTGCCCGGTGTCACGAAGTCGAGTTGGTGA
- a CDS encoding type B 50S ribosomal protein L31, whose amino-acid sequence MKPHIHPEYRPVVFRDPSVGYAFLTRSTVRTDRTIEWEDGHTYPLVDVDVSSASHPFWTGKGRVLDTAGRVEKFHRRYGTGGDR is encoded by the coding sequence ATGAAGCCGCACATCCATCCCGAGTACCGCCCGGTCGTCTTCCGCGATCCATCGGTCGGCTACGCCTTCCTGACCCGCTCCACGGTCCGCACCGACCGGACCATCGAGTGGGAGGACGGCCACACGTACCCGCTGGTCGACGTCGACGTGTCGTCCGCCAGCCATCCGTTCTGGACCGGCAAGGGCCGGGTCCTGGACACCGCAGGCCGGGTGGAGAAGTTCCACCGCCGCTACGGCACCGGAGGCGACCGATGA
- the ykgO gene encoding type B 50S ribosomal protein L36 codes for MKVRASLASLKKKDGSIVVRRHGKTYVINKRNPRWKARQG; via the coding sequence ATGAAGGTCCGCGCGTCCCTCGCGTCGCTGAAGAAGAAGGACGGGTCGATCGTGGTCCGTCGCCACGGGAAGACCTACGTGATCAACAAGCGCAACCCGCGCTGGAAGGCGAGGCAGGGCTGA
- the rpmF gene encoding 50S ribosomal protein L32 — MAVPKRKLSRSNTRARRAQWKASPAVLVTARRPDGELVAVPRRLVRAVQRGLI; from the coding sequence ATGGCGGTCCCCAAGCGCAAGCTCTCCCGCAGCAACACCCGCGCCCGGCGCGCCCAGTGGAAGGCGAGTCCGGCGGTGCTGGTCACGGCGCGTCGGCCCGACGGCGAGCTGGTGGCGGTGCCGCGGCGTCTGGTGCGGGCGGTGCAGCGCGGGCTGATCTGA
- a CDS encoding squalene cyclase produces the protein MTTAPELVTWLLDTDPALRWQVQRDLLHEPEPVWQQTRRQVAVRGFGARLLARQDPDGQWAGGAFFPCGFDGSGPGQPWTATTWSLTSLREWGVDAAALGDTAERLAAVRWEYDDLPYWGGEVDVCINSWTLSNGLWLGADVDALVDWFGAHQLPDGGWNCEWIDGSTRSSFHSTLNALRGLLDYERRTGDRDRTAAVRHRGEEYLLTRRLHRRLSTGEPVGPWTTVFRNPARWKYNVLSAADYFRAAGRHDGTPPDPRLAEAIGFIEDAQRPDGRWAQGPVLAGEVWFEVDVPEGEASPWLTFQALRVLEWWAGR, from the coding sequence ATGACGACGGCACCGGAGCTCGTCACCTGGCTGCTGGACACCGATCCCGCGTTGCGCTGGCAGGTGCAACGCGACCTGCTGCACGAGCCCGAACCGGTCTGGCAGCAGACCCGGCGACAGGTCGCCGTCCGGGGGTTCGGTGCCCGGCTGCTCGCTCGGCAGGACCCGGACGGCCAGTGGGCGGGTGGTGCCTTCTTCCCCTGTGGCTTCGACGGGAGCGGTCCGGGCCAGCCGTGGACCGCGACGACCTGGTCGCTGACCAGCCTGCGCGAGTGGGGCGTGGACGCCGCGGCGCTCGGTGACACCGCGGAACGCCTGGCCGCCGTGCGCTGGGAGTACGACGACCTGCCCTACTGGGGCGGCGAGGTCGACGTGTGCATCAACTCCTGGACCCTGTCCAACGGCCTCTGGCTCGGTGCCGACGTCGACGCCCTGGTCGACTGGTTCGGCGCACACCAACTGCCGGACGGCGGCTGGAACTGCGAGTGGATCGACGGCTCGACCCGCTCGTCCTTCCACTCCACCCTGAACGCGCTGCGTGGCCTGCTCGACTACGAACGGCGCACCGGCGACCGGGACCGCACGGCGGCGGTCCGGCACCGGGGCGAGGAGTACCTGCTCACCCGGCGACTGCACCGACGCCTGTCCACCGGCGAGCCGGTTGGACCCTGGACGACGGTCTTCCGGAACCCGGCGCGGTGGAAGTACAACGTGCTGTCCGCCGCCGACTACTTCCGCGCCGCCGGTCGACACGACGGCACACCACCCGATCCGCGACTGGCCGAGGCCATCGGGTTCATCGAGGACGCGCAGCGACCCGACGGGCGTTGGGCTCAGGGGCCGGTGCTGGCGGGGGAGGTGTGGTTCGAGGTCGACGTGCCGGAGGGCGAGGCGTCGCCGTGGCTGACGTTCCAGGCGCTGCGGGTGCTGGAGTGGTGGGCGGGGCGATGA
- a CDS encoding FUSC family protein — MSLRTWLSLHPRVTGAVKATVSALLAWALVHAVPGPWSEYPYYAPLGAVIASAVTLRASTQGAFQAIGAMAVGAVLARAVDLLPLPQFPSLGIVVLLGVLASGWRLLGSSGSWVTTSALFVLVIGHSDPVDYTLAYVGLTTVGALIAIGVNALIPALPLTPAQRALDRLQERTAEHLDALAAAIAADELPDDATLRTALDTADTATDQARDSARANWNARRYRTWRASLDRQSEALVQAARTAQDAHRALSAASTGVPGLAEGPAGPGRYPDDATGTALSTAAELVRSIDDGAPDPEAVERLSRAIAEAERAAMDPEPGAPDRRTPAVLVALATLLPHQSEQSDKP, encoded by the coding sequence ATGTCGCTACGCACCTGGCTCTCCCTGCACCCTCGCGTGACCGGCGCGGTCAAGGCCACCGTGTCCGCGCTGCTCGCCTGGGCGCTGGTGCACGCGGTGCCCGGGCCGTGGAGCGAGTACCCGTACTACGCGCCGCTCGGGGCGGTGATCGCCTCCGCCGTCACGCTGCGCGCCTCCACCCAGGGGGCGTTCCAGGCGATCGGCGCGATGGCGGTGGGGGCGGTGCTGGCCCGCGCCGTCGATCTGCTGCCGCTGCCGCAGTTCCCGTCGCTGGGGATCGTGGTCCTGCTCGGCGTGCTGGCCTCCGGGTGGCGACTGCTCGGGTCCTCCGGGTCCTGGGTGACGACCTCCGCGCTGTTCGTGCTGGTCATCGGGCACTCCGACCCAGTCGACTACACGCTGGCCTACGTGGGGCTGACCACGGTCGGGGCGCTGATCGCGATCGGGGTCAACGCACTGATCCCGGCACTTCCGCTCACCCCGGCGCAGCGGGCACTGGACCGGCTGCAGGAGCGCACCGCCGAGCACCTGGACGCACTGGCCGCCGCGATCGCCGCGGACGAGCTGCCGGACGATGCCACGTTGCGCACCGCCCTGGACACCGCCGACACCGCCACCGACCAGGCCCGGGATTCCGCCCGCGCCAACTGGAACGCCCGGCGGTACCGCACCTGGCGAGCCAGTCTGGACCGGCAGTCCGAGGCGCTGGTGCAGGCGGCGCGCACGGCGCAGGACGCGCACCGGGCACTCAGCGCCGCCTCGACCGGTGTGCCCGGCCTCGCGGAGGGGCCGGCCGGACCCGGGCGCTACCCCGACGACGCGACCGGCACCGCGTTGAGCACCGCCGCCGAGCTGGTCCGGTCCATCGACGACGGCGCCCCGGACCCGGAGGCCGTCGAGCGGCTGTCCCGGGCCATCGCGGAGGCCGAACGCGCCGCGATGGACCCCGAACCCGGGGCGCCGGACCGACGGACCCCCGCGGTGCTGGTCGCGCTCGCGACGCTGCTCCCGCACCAGTCGGAGCAGAGCGACAAACCCTGA
- the soxR gene encoding redox-sensitive transcriptional activator SoxR, with amino-acid sequence MTLQPDDTLSVGEVSHRTGVSVSALHFYERQGLIAATRTAGNQRRYPRHMLRRVSLIVIAKRLGIPLEEVAEVLATVPLDRPPTTTEWQRMSRAWKVHLEERRRTIERLERDLVGCIGCGCLSLKACALLNPEDVLAERGQGPVRLTGSG; translated from the coding sequence ATGACCCTGCAGCCCGACGACACCCTGTCGGTCGGCGAGGTGAGCCACCGCACGGGGGTCAGCGTCTCCGCGCTGCACTTCTACGAGCGCCAGGGCCTGATCGCGGCCACCCGCACCGCCGGGAACCAGCGCCGCTATCCCCGGCACATGTTGCGGCGGGTGTCGCTGATCGTGATCGCCAAGCGGCTCGGCATCCCGCTGGAGGAGGTCGCCGAGGTGCTGGCCACCGTGCCGCTGGACCGGCCGCCGACCACCACCGAGTGGCAGCGGATGTCCCGGGCGTGGAAGGTCCATCTGGAGGAGCGACGCCGGACCATCGAGCGTCTGGAACGCGATCTGGTCGGCTGCATCGGCTGCGGCTGCCTGTCGCTGAAGGCGTGCGCCCTGCTCAACCCGGAGGACGTCCTGGCCGAGCGCGGTCAGGGCCCGGTGCGGTTGACCGGGTCCGGGTGA
- a CDS encoding FAD-dependent oxidoreductase produces the protein MPTVCVVGAGPAGIYAAHLLTRARPDVTVDLLEKLPVPYGLVRYGVAPDHPRIKRIVDSLHELVAAPAIRLLCDVEVGRDVTVDQLRARYDAVVLATGADRDALLDVPGHDLPGSYGAADFVAWYDAHPDAAPSWPLRATDVAVIGAGNVALDITRMLAKPADALVHTDIPDHVHAGLADSRLRDVHLFARRGPADTRFSPLELRELGEQPEVDVIVDPAEVDLDEHGRRMVAQFGPKRQIVDTLQQWASREPTGAARRVHLHFYRAPVRVDGTDRVTGVTVERTAPDPLGRVSGTGEQESYPVQAVYRAVGYTGSPVPGVPFDPVRGSIPHRAGRVLDDRGEPVPGLYATGWIKRGPVGLIGSTKSDAKETVESLVEDLVPNGAGQRVDDLLTRRPVGWAEWLRVDAAELAAGAARGRERTKFGTRDQILAAAWERG, from the coding sequence GTGCCCACCGTCTGCGTGGTCGGCGCCGGCCCGGCGGGCATCTACGCCGCCCACCTGCTGACCCGGGCCCGGCCCGACGTCACGGTGGACCTGCTGGAGAAGCTGCCGGTGCCCTACGGCCTGGTCCGGTACGGCGTCGCCCCGGACCACCCCCGGATCAAGCGGATCGTCGACTCGCTGCACGAGCTGGTGGCGGCCCCGGCCATCCGGCTGCTGTGCGACGTCGAGGTGGGCCGCGACGTGACGGTCGACCAGCTGCGCGCCCGGTACGACGCGGTGGTGCTCGCCACCGGCGCCGACCGGGACGCGCTGCTGGACGTCCCCGGTCACGACCTGCCCGGCTCCTACGGCGCCGCGGACTTCGTCGCCTGGTATGACGCCCATCCCGACGCCGCCCCGTCCTGGCCGTTGCGGGCCACCGACGTGGCGGTGATCGGCGCCGGGAACGTGGCGCTGGACATCACCCGGATGCTGGCGAAGCCCGCCGACGCCCTGGTGCACACCGACATCCCCGACCACGTGCACGCGGGCCTCGCCGACAGTCGACTGCGGGACGTGCACCTGTTCGCCCGCCGTGGCCCGGCCGACACCCGGTTCTCCCCGCTGGAGCTGCGCGAGCTCGGCGAGCAGCCCGAGGTGGACGTGATCGTGGACCCGGCGGAGGTCGATCTGGACGAGCACGGTCGCCGGATGGTCGCGCAGTTCGGCCCCAAGCGACAGATCGTCGACACGTTGCAGCAGTGGGCGAGCCGCGAGCCGACCGGGGCAGCACGGCGGGTGCACCTGCACTTCTACCGTGCGCCGGTCCGGGTGGACGGCACCGACCGGGTGACCGGAGTGACCGTCGAGCGCACCGCGCCGGACCCGCTCGGCCGGGTAAGCGGAACCGGTGAACAGGAGAGCTACCCGGTGCAGGCGGTCTACCGCGCGGTCGGGTACACCGGCTCACCCGTGCCGGGCGTGCCCTTCGACCCGGTGCGCGGGTCCATCCCGCACCGGGCGGGTCGGGTGCTCGACGACCGGGGCGAGCCGGTCCCCGGGCTGTACGCCACCGGCTGGATCAAGCGCGGCCCGGTCGGTCTGATCGGCTCCACCAAGTCGGACGCGAAGGAGACCGTGGAGTCCCTGGTCGAGGACCTGGTGCCGAACGGGGCCGGGCAGCGGGTGGACGACCTGCTCACCCGCCGCCCGGTCGGCTGGGCAGAATGGCTCCGGGTGGACGCCGCCGAACTCGCCGCCGGCGCCGCCCGTGGTCGGGAGCGCACCAAGTTCGGCACCCGGGACCAGATCCTCGCGGCGGCCTGGGAGCGCGGATGA
- a CDS encoding superoxide dismutase encodes MYTLPDLPYDYSALEPHISGRIMELHHDKHHAVYVTGANTALEKLAAARESGDFGTVPQLEKDLAFHLGGHSNHSIFWQNLSPDGGGDPEGELLAAIVEQFGSMAAFRKHFGAVATSIQGSGWSVLAWDPVGERLLVFQLFDQQGNVPAGIVPLFMLDMWEHAFYLDYLNVKADYVAAIWHLVNWADVAQRFAAARGR; translated from the coding sequence ATGTACACCCTGCCCGACCTGCCCTACGACTACTCCGCCCTCGAGCCGCACATCTCCGGCCGGATCATGGAGCTGCACCACGACAAGCACCACGCGGTGTACGTCACCGGGGCGAACACCGCGCTGGAGAAGCTCGCCGCGGCCCGCGAGTCCGGCGACTTCGGCACCGTCCCGCAGCTGGAGAAGGACCTTGCCTTCCACCTCGGCGGCCACAGCAACCACTCGATCTTCTGGCAGAACCTGTCCCCGGACGGCGGTGGCGACCCCGAGGGCGAGCTGCTGGCGGCGATCGTCGAGCAGTTCGGCTCGATGGCGGCGTTCCGGAAGCACTTCGGGGCGGTGGCGACCTCGATCCAGGGCTCCGGGTGGTCGGTGCTCGCCTGGGACCCGGTCGGCGAGCGCCTGCTGGTGTTCCAGCTGTTCGACCAGCAGGGCAACGTCCCCGCCGGGATCGTCCCGCTGTTCATGCTCGACATGTGGGAGCACGCGTTCTACCTGGACTACCTGAACGTGAAGGCCGACTACGTCGCGGCGATCTGGCACCTGGTCAACTGGGCCGACGTCGCGCAGCGGTTCGCCGCGGCACGGGGCCGCTGA
- the fdxA gene encoding ferredoxin yields the protein MTYVIAQPCVDIKDKACIDECPVDCIYEGKRSLYIHPDECVDCGACEPVCPVEAIYYEDDVPSQWSDYYRANVEFFDLLGSPGGAARQGPVDADHPLVTALPADVNADLLTD from the coding sequence ATGACCTACGTGATCGCGCAGCCCTGCGTCGACATCAAGGACAAGGCGTGCATCGACGAGTGCCCGGTCGACTGCATCTACGAGGGCAAGCGCTCCCTCTACATCCATCCCGACGAGTGCGTCGACTGCGGTGCCTGCGAGCCGGTCTGCCCGGTGGAGGCCATCTACTACGAGGACGACGTGCCCTCGCAGTGGAGCGACTACTACCGGGCGAACGTCGAGTTCTTCGACCTGCTCGGCTCACCGGGCGGCGCCGCCCGCCAGGGACCGGTGGACGCCGACCACCCGCTGGTGACCGCCCTGCCCGCCGACGTCAACGCCGACCTGCTCACCGACTGA
- a CDS encoding YoaK family protein, producing the protein MKVRTRPEHPATGAALAVVGGFLDAYTYVAHDGVFANAQTGNVVFVAIDVAHGQWAQAAHYLPIIGAFILGLIAAEWLAAHRGLPGLSDPTRIVLGLEIAVLLAVAALPTTLASAWTTMAVAFVAALQVTTFRLVRETTYSTTMTTGNLRNLVTATYEWLGGYNPAQKVVAARLSLIVLAFASGAAVGALVSAPDALGTRATVLAALVLVGVLVAIETHSRRTVTTQVLRSGETVRV; encoded by the coding sequence ATGAAGGTCCGCACCCGCCCCGAGCACCCCGCCACCGGTGCCGCCCTCGCGGTGGTCGGCGGCTTCCTGGACGCCTACACCTACGTCGCCCACGACGGCGTGTTCGCGAATGCGCAGACCGGCAACGTGGTCTTCGTCGCCATCGATGTCGCCCACGGCCAGTGGGCACAGGCGGCGCACTACCTGCCGATCATCGGCGCCTTCATCCTCGGGCTGATCGCCGCCGAGTGGCTGGCCGCCCACCGCGGTCTGCCCGGGCTGAGCGACCCGACCAGGATCGTGCTGGGTCTGGAGATCGCCGTCCTGCTGGCCGTGGCGGCACTGCCGACGACGCTGGCCTCCGCGTGGACCACGATGGCGGTCGCCTTCGTGGCGGCGCTGCAGGTGACCACGTTCCGCCTGGTGCGGGAGACCACCTACAGCACCACGATGACCACCGGGAACCTGCGCAATCTGGTGACCGCGACCTACGAATGGCTCGGCGGCTACAACCCGGCGCAGAAGGTGGTCGCCGCCCGGCTGAGCCTGATCGTGCTGGCCTTCGCCAGCGGTGCGGCGGTCGGTGCGCTGGTCAGCGCGCCGGACGCACTCGGCACCCGGGCCACCGTCCTCGCCGCCCTGGTCCTGGTCGGCGTCCTGGTCGCGATCGAGACGCATTCCCGCCGGACGGTCACCACCCAGGTCCTCCGGTCGGGTGAAACCGTTCGGGTCTGA
- a CDS encoding methyl-accepting chemotaxis protein: MAGVRVKVLGVAAVGAATAVLVGIGSQVVLGRVASANEQLAELQEVSTEVGEIRTMNADVSGWQTAYAWDARKVGGPAAVDPQSVNRAGFLTSKQQLEAALDAVDPAQLTGAEAETFAQIESQWQDFFAADDRVVAAYQSEELDAGDALVTGDAYDIYYKLGDATTTLLDSLRERTVTATEDAASAAATGRIVVLVLLLAGAAVAMALGLRIAGSMARAAGRVKSTAEAMATGDLTRVPEVHTKDELGEMATALASAQHSLRGTMAGVVETAQAVAAAAEQLSAASGEVAAGSDQTSAQAGVVAAAAEQVSRNVQTVAAGAEEMGASIREIAQNASQAAKVAGQATDAAAVTNDQVAKLGESSVEIGNVVKVITSIAEQTNLLALNATIEAARAGEAGKGFAVVAGEVKELAQETAKATEDIARRVETIQADTSGAVTAIGEISTIIASINDYQLTIASAVEEQTATTTEMSRSVAEAATGSGEIAHNITGVAQASAQSSQTLGQMGDAVRELARMSEELRGQVSTFRY; the protein is encoded by the coding sequence ATGGCGGGTGTACGGGTCAAGGTGCTGGGAGTGGCGGCCGTGGGTGCCGCCACGGCGGTGCTGGTCGGCATCGGTTCCCAGGTCGTGCTCGGCCGGGTCGCGTCGGCCAATGAGCAGCTGGCGGAGCTCCAGGAGGTCTCCACCGAGGTCGGCGAGATCCGCACGATGAACGCGGACGTGTCCGGCTGGCAGACCGCCTACGCCTGGGACGCCCGCAAGGTCGGCGGCCCGGCCGCTGTCGACCCGCAGAGCGTGAACCGTGCGGGGTTCCTCACCTCCAAGCAGCAGCTGGAGGCCGCGCTGGACGCGGTGGATCCCGCACAGCTGACCGGTGCGGAGGCGGAGACCTTCGCCCAGATCGAGTCGCAGTGGCAGGACTTCTTCGCCGCCGACGACCGGGTGGTCGCCGCCTACCAGAGCGAGGAGCTGGACGCCGGGGACGCCCTGGTGACCGGGGACGCCTACGACATCTACTACAAGCTCGGCGACGCGACGACCACCCTGCTGGACTCGCTGCGCGAGCGGACCGTGACGGCCACCGAGGACGCCGCCAGCGCCGCCGCCACGGGCCGGATCGTGGTGCTCGTGCTGCTGCTCGCCGGGGCAGCGGTGGCGATGGCCCTCGGCCTGCGGATCGCCGGGTCGATGGCCAGGGCCGCCGGCCGGGTGAAGTCGACCGCCGAGGCGATGGCCACCGGTGACCTGACCCGGGTGCCGGAGGTGCACACCAAGGACGAGCTGGGCGAGATGGCGACCGCCCTGGCCAGCGCGCAGCACAGCCTGCGCGGCACGATGGCCGGTGTGGTGGAGACCGCCCAGGCGGTGGCCGCGGCCGCCGAGCAGCTGTCCGCCGCCTCCGGTGAGGTCGCCGCCGGGTCGGATCAGACGTCGGCGCAGGCGGGTGTGGTGGCTGCTGCTGCTGAGCAGGTGTCGCGGAATGTGCAGACGGTGGCGGCTGGTGCCGAGGAGATGGGTGCCAGCATTCGGGAGATCGCGCAGAACGCGTCGCAGGCGGCGAAGGTCGCTGGTCAGGCCACGGATGCTGCTGCGGTGACCAATGATCAGGTCGCGAAGCTGGGGGAGTCCTCGGTGGAGATCGGCAACGTGGTCAAGGTCATCACGTCCATTGCGGAGCAGACGAATCTGTTGGCGTTGAACGCGACCATCGAGGCCGCGCGTGCCGGTGAGGCCGGTAAGGGCTTCGCGGTGGTGGCTGGTGAGGTCAAGGAGTTGGCGCAGGAGACGGCGAAGGCGACCGAGGACATCGCGCGCCGGGTGGAGACCATCCAGGCCGATACCTCGGGTGCGGTGACCGCGATCGGGGAGATCTCGACGATCATCGCGAGCATCAACGACTACCAGTTGACGATCGCCAGTGCGGTGGAGGAGCAGACCGCCACGACCACGGAGATGTCCCGGTCGGTGGCCGAGGCCGCGACCGGCTCGGGGGAGATCGCCCACAACATCACCGGCGTCGCCCAGGCGTCGGCGCAGTCCAGCCAGACCCTCGGCCAGATGGGTGACGCCGTGCGCGAGCTGGCCCGGATGAGCGAGGAGCTGCGGGGTCAGGTCTCGACCTTCCGCTACTGA